A window of Macrotis lagotis isolate mMagLag1 chromosome 1, bilby.v1.9.chrom.fasta, whole genome shotgun sequence genomic DNA:
TCCAAACCAatacctttttccattttctctttataGGTAAAAGTTTGGATTAAAATCCTATCAAGGAAACAAAAGAATCTATAACAAGGGTATGATCTTTCTTGGAAGGTTGGTAATCTGAAAAATCTTCAATCAGAGTTTGGATCACTATTTGCCAGGCATGTTATAAAGGGAATTCTTGTACACAAGAATAGATTGCATATTCTTCTTGGGTATAATTAATTGATCAGATAACTTCTGACattccaaaatagaaattctatgaCTCGGATCTCATCTAGACCATAGATTGATAAGATAACCTAGGGAAGGAGAAGAATAGCAACTTGAAGGGAGGGGTGGAAAGAGTTATGTCATATTTCTTGCCAATTGAACATAATCATTCCACTCCCAAAGAATGATTAAAAGTAAGATCTTAAGTACATTCACTGGAAACTTTTTCTGCTTAACGTTTAAACTATCTCTGTTATAAAAAGTATACTTATTCTCGTCCCAGTGATAGTGACCATAGCTCAGATGTATTGCCTTGTCAGATTATTTATGATCTCGATTTATGGGATAAAAAATTCTAAGACCCGGGACAGACAAATTATGTAGAATGGATCTTCAGCACCTAGAACGTAATTAATAACAAACTTGGCAAATAGGAAGATGAGgagatgaaattcaaaaaaatcagagaatttgaAGAGATCTTAAAAGAATGTGCATCTCTGTAACTTTCACATATAATACCTTCTAGTCTTGCTTCATAGCAGACTAGACATCCCCTTTACAGCAGTCTCAGTAAGTGCTAATCCAACACTGAATGGATTTTAAACAAGAGGATCTTACTGTCTATTAAGAGAACCTGTTCCATTGTGAATCAGttcttgttttatttgtttatttatttatttatctcttaatctatttatttatttattttatggaataaaaaaagtATCAGTGGCAGTTCTTAATTGAGAGGCAgtgaatcaagaagacctgagattGAATCTCATCTTCAATACTACCCATTTGTGTAACTGTGAGCAAGTAATCCTTGGACCTCAATATCCTCATCAGTACAATTAAGGGATTGGAGTCCCTCTGCATTAAAGTCTCCTGCCCTTAAATATTCTAATATTCCTCCTAGCTACTAATTTCTGTTCCTATGGTATGATGAATTATAGAGAAAGTGGAGACAAGTGGTAGAACTGAACTAGTaatcaaaagatctgagttcaaatcccaattcagTTACTAATTCATTGAGAGAATTTGATCAAACCACGTCTCTGCATCTTAGTTTCCACTTGTAAAATTAGGAGTTGGTgttgatgatttttaaagtttcttcctACACTGAAATTCTGGGAACTGAGCTTCAAAATAACTGTATGTTCATTAAAATTCAtggcttaacttttttttttaatttaataggtattttcatttcctttcagaTGAAGCAAGTTCATGATGCAAAGGGGAAACCAAACCATTATCTCTGAGTTTCTTCTCCTGGGTCTGCCTATCCAACCAGAGATGAAGGCTCCTTTCTATGCCCTTTTCCTGGCCATGTATCTTACTACAATCCTTGGGAACACACTCATCATCATCCTGATCCAGGTGGATTCTCACCTGCACACCCCCATGTATCTGTTCCTTAGCAACCTGTCCTTCTCTGACATGTGCTTCTCTTCTGTAACCATCCCTAAACTGCTGGTAAACATGCAGAGCAAGAAACCAGCTATCCCCTATCCTGGCTGCCTGGCGCAGATgtacttcttccttttttttgcagaCCTAGAGAGCTTCCTGTTGGTGGCCATGGCTTATGACCGCTATGTGGCTATCTGCTACCCACTGCACTATACAGTCAAAATGAGCCCCAAGCTGTGCAACTCTCTTGTGGTGCTCTCCTGGGTTCTTACAGCTTTCCATGCCTTGCTCCACACCCTGCTCATGTCGCGATTATCTTTCTGTGTCAACAACATAATTCCCCATTTCTTCTGTGACATGTCTGCCCTCCTCAAATTGGCCTGCTCAGACACCCGGTCAAATGAGTTGGTAATTTTTGTCATGGGGGGCTTGATTTTGGTTGTGCCATTTCTATTAATTATCACATCTTATGTCCATATTATTTCTTCTATCCTCAGGGTACCCTCTGTAAGGGGCATCCGCAAAGCCTTCTCCACCTGTGGCTCCCATCTCTCAGTAGTCTCTCTTTTCTATGGGACAGTTATTGGCCTCTATTTATGCCCTTCAACAAACAACTCCACAGTCAAGGAGACAGTCATGTCAATCATGTACACTATCGTAACTCCAATGCTGAACCCCTTTATCTATAGTCTAAGGAATCAAGACATGAAAGGGGCCTTCAAGAAGTTCCTGGCAGCAAGAAAACTTTCCTTCTCCCTGAGACCctaaaactgaggctcatagcACAATTCTTTCTAGTGAGGATAAAAGTACACAGTATGATATTtagaactttttaattttatatgacCCAACTGActttttctcccacactttcctatATATAGTTCACATTCAAGACAATTAGTTCTCCTCATGGCTCCTTCCTATATCTTCCTGCCATGTggattacttttattatttcattttttttctctcattcaaaGTTCAGTTAAAATTGCtcttcaatcattcattcaactGACATATATCAAACAAATGTACCAGACCCTGTATAAGACACTAACTTCCTAAATCGTCCCTGACCAACCCAATGAGAATTCAATTAACCTTCCTCTGAACTCTTTAATCACTCATTGTTTATCTTTCATCTAGCAATTCTTTATGTGTAAGCTTGTAAAATCTTTCCTACTATATCttgaacatttatttaaatacttCATTATTGTAAACTTTTCACATTAATATATCCTGCCTCTGCCATTTGCAAGATACTTTAGAATAGGGACTATGtcaatcatcattattaatagCTAATGTTAATAtagggtgttccaaaagtcttggtgcagtCTTAAGCAATTACAATTGTAAAAGCTTATTCTGGACAATCTGAAATGATGGactcaatgattttaaaaaacaggaaaagtcttgcacaaaataatgaaggacaaaatgaGAACCtatacagtagcagcaatattgtttcTAGAACAACTTCGAGTGACTAAGTTATTTTGTCTTCTATAAATACCCACATTAACTAAAAAgtatatatgaagaaagacactatctgcatccataaaaaagaacttataaatagaagtatgtatagaataattttacattattctacgtgtggtgtgtgtgtgtgtgtgtgtgtgtgtgtgtgtgtgtgtgtgtctaataaCAGCCATCtatgggaaagagaaggaaaaacaaaaagaaatttacaagataattttgttgaaaattttGTTGAAAGGAGGACatttaggtgatacagtggataggaCATAAGCCctgaagtgaggaggacctgagttcaaatctgcccttagacaTTTGACACATACTAGAGGTATGACTTTGAACTTAAgtacttaatcctaattgcctcacattcaaggccatctccaattgtcctgatttatatctggtcattggattcaaatggctctgaagaagaaagtgagaatatTGACTTACCCCAGCttcctttcactcaaatccaattcatgtgcagaACCAAGGACAAATATCATAATCCTATTTGAAAGGAATATCTAGTTATGCAAAGTAAACCTGTATcatatataatcatctttttattatattatagaaatgcttattttattccaaaaattaaaaacaattttttaaaaaatattatcatcattaccCAATAACTGCTCCCTCAAGTATAGAAGtatgagaagaaaaacaatagatGCATTGACCGTATTTGACAGGGAATGCTGCATCTAGTACCTGTAGtccaccatttctttttttttcttttattaatttgtctcttccccactaccatcctcccaaagagcaaataaaaaaataaagctttcacatagatttatagttaaaatatatgtctctttctatattttgatttcatcacctctctgataaGAAATTAGTAGCATGCTTCACCTTCATTCTTTTAGACTTGTAGTCTATCATTGCACTAATCAGGGTTCGAAAGTCTTGCAGAActgcttttctcagcaattttgcCAGAAATTCTCTACATCCAAGCTGTTTTTCTGCCCAGCTTGACCCAGTAACTGTGTCTATTGGATTTgtttagcagttttttttctttgacagcTCAGAGGTGCAGTATATGGACTACTGAACCTGAAATCAAAAAGGCCTGATTTCAAAATTCAGCCTTGAACCCTTACAGACtatttgaccctaggcaagtctcataacctctgtctgcctcagtttcttctattataaaatagagacaataatAGCACCACCTTCATAgggtttttatgaggatcaaatgaaataatatttgcaataatGTGATTAGAATAATGTCTGgccaaaccattccccaattgacaaatggtcaaaggatatgcaaaggcaatttacagatgaggtaatcaaagcagtccatagtcataagaaaaattgctctaaatcaccaattattagagaaatgcaaagtaaagcacctctgaggtacacttcatacctttcagactggccaatatgaccaaaaaggacaatgatcaatgttggaagagatgtgggaaatctgggacactaatacattattggtggagctgtgaactcattcaacttttctggagagcaatttggaattatgcccaaagggcaacaaaaatgtgcatgcctttgatcctgcaataccactactgggtctataccctgaagagatgatgaagaagggtaaaaatatcacctgaacaaaaatattcatagcagccctatttgtggtggcaaagaattggaaataaaatgaatgtccttcaattggggaatggcttaacaaattgtggcatatgtatgtcatggaacactattgttctattagaaaccaagagggatgggaattcagggaagcctggagggatttgcatgaactgatgctgagtgagatgaggagaagcagaagaacattgtatgccctaacagcaacatgggggtgatggtcaaccttaatggacttgctcattccatcagtgcaacaatcagccacaatttttggagtatctgtgatggagaatatcatctgtatccagaggaagaattgtggagtttggacaaagaccaaagacattatttttaattcttaaaataatcattatcttattatgtaattttgttatctcttatactttgtttcttccttaaggatatgatttctctcttcacattcaacttagatcaatgcataccatggaaacaatgtaaagactaacagactgtcttctgtgaggggtgaggggagggaagcaagattaggggaaaaaattgtaaaattcaaaataaaatatttctaaaagaaaaaacagaataatGTCTGGTAAATGAtgtgtacttaataaattcttttgggACTTGGCACAtggcagatgcttaataaatgcttattcccttcccttctttgttACGAA
This region includes:
- the LOC141512317 gene encoding olfactory receptor-like protein DTMT — encoded protein: MMQRGNQTIISEFLLLGLPIQPEMKAPFYALFLAMYLTTILGNTLIIILIQVDSHLHTPMYLFLSNLSFSDMCFSSVTIPKLLVNMQSKKPAIPYPGCLAQMYFFLFFADLESFLLVAMAYDRYVAICYPLHYTVKMSPKLCNSLVVLSWVLTAFHALLHTLLMSRLSFCVNNIIPHFFCDMSALLKLACSDTRSNELVIFVMGGLILVVPFLLIITSYVHIISSILRVPSVRGIRKAFSTCGSHLSVVSLFYGTVIGLYLCPSTNNSTVKETVMSIMYTIVTPMLNPFIYSLRNQDMKGAFKKFLAARKLSFSLRP